TTCGCCGGGATGACGGGCCTTTTCAGGGCAAACGGGATGCTCACGGGGACGCGATCCCTTGGTAGCCTTCCCTGTAGGAGCCCGCGTTAGACTCCCCAGTCCCTCAGGTAGTGGAAGTCCTTGTCCAGGGTGCGGTTCGAGATCTTGGGCAGCACCGGCGGCCGGCGCTTGAAGTGGTTCTGGCGGATGCGCTTCTCGACCGTCTTGAGCATCTCGCCCGAGAAGCCCAGGGCGAGGACCTCCTCGCGACTCTTGCGCAGGTCCACCAGGTGATAGAGCAAGCGATCGACCTCGTCGTAGGTGAAGCCGAGATCCGCCTCGTCGCTCTGCCCTTCGAACAGGTCCGCCGAAGGCGGCTTGTCGATGATGGCCGAAGGCACGCCCACGTGCCGCGAGAGCTGGCGGACCTGGGTCTTGTAGAGGTCGCCCAGGGGGTTGAGGGCCGAGGCCAGGTCCCCGTGCTGGGTGCCGTAGCCCAGGAGCAGCTCGGTCTTGTTGGAGGTGCCGATCACCAGGCCGTTCACCAGCGCCGAGTGGTCGTAGAGGATGCACATGCGCTGGCGAGCCATGAAGTTGCCGCGCCGCATGGCGCTCGCGTCCGGGTGGCCGGCGTAGAAGGCGTCCACCATCGGGGTGATTTCCTCGGTCAAGAGCGAAAGGCCCAGGTCGTCGGCGACCAGCCGGGCGTGGGCCAGGCTCTCGGGGTTGCTCGTCTTGTAGGGCATGGCGATGACGCTCACCGCCTCGGGACCGAGCGCCCGCGCGGCCAGGTAGGCCGCGAGCGCCGAGTCGATGCCGCCGGAGAGACCGAGCACCACCCGCTTGAAGCCCACCTTGGTCACCTCGTTGACGAGGAAGCGCTCGAGGAAGGCGGTGCAGAGTGGCGCGTTGAGGGTCAGGGGATGCTGGTTGTCGCTCATTCCCTTATCTTACGGTCCGATGCTCGCGCGCGTCCAGCCTCAGGCCTTGCCGTTCAGCATCCCGGCCAGGTCCAGGCCGAGGGCCTTGGCGATCTTGAGCTCGGCGGCCAGGGCGTCGTAGGTCGCCTGGATGTAGGTGGCGCGGGCCTGGGACACGGTGCTCTCGGCGTCGATGGCCTCGGTGCCGGTGCCGGCTCCCTCGCTGTAGCGCAGCTGGGCCAGGTCGAAGCCGGCCTGGGCGGTCTTGAGCCCTTGCTCGGCGGCTGCGATCCGCTCCTTGGCCTCGCTGCGATCGGCGATCGCCTTCTCCACCTCGAGCCGGATCCCTTCGCGCAGGGCCTGGAGGTTGGCGGCGTCCGCCTCCTGGGTCTTCTCGCCGGCGCGGATCTGGGCGTGGATCTTGCCTCCGTCGAAGAGCTCCCAGCTGGCCGAGCCGATGATCGCGTAGCCGGGCACGTCGAGCTTGTTGGCCAGGAGCATCCCCGACACGCCCACGGTGGGCAGCAGCCCCCGGCGGGTGATTTCGGTGCTGAGCGCGTCGATCCTCTGCTGGCCCTGGGCGACCTTCACCTCGGGGCGCGCCTGGATCCCGCTCTCGACGGCGCCGTCGTCGGCCGTCACCGCCGGCAGGCTGGGAGCCAAAAGGGCGCGATCGTCCAGGGGCTCGTGGATGGCGGTCGAGAGGCTCAGTCGGGCGAGCTTGACGGCGTTGCGGGCCTGGATGACCCGGCCCTTGACGTTGGCGAGCGCCGTCTGGGCCTGCAGGGTGTCGAAGCGGGTGCCGATCCCGTTCTTCTCGCGGGCCTGGGCGTCCTTGAAGTGGGCCTGGGCCTGGCGATCGCTCTCGAGGACCGCCGTGAGAAGGCTCTCGGCGCGCAGCACGTTGAGGTAGGCGTTGGCGGTGTCGAAGGCGACGCTCTGGCGCGAGAGGCGCGCGCCCTCCTGGGCCATGGCCTTGCCGGCCGCGGCGGCCTCCTGGCCCAGGCCGAGCCTACCGCCGGTGTAGAGCGGCTGGGTGACGCTCAGGGTCTCGCTGAGCATGAAGCCGAGGTCGAGCCCCGGGGCCATCGCCTTGAGCATGTGCGACAGGTTGCTGTCGATGATGCCGATGTGGAGCGGCGTGGCGCTGAGGGTCACGGTGGGCAGCATCCGGGCGCCGGCCTCGCCCTGCCGGGCATCGGCGGCGCCGATCCTGGCCTCGGCGGCCGTGACGGCGGGGCTGGTGGAAAGGGCGGCCGAGACCGCGGCGCTCAGGTCGAGGGGACGGCTGGCCGCCAGGGCAGGGTGGGCCGTGG
This DNA window, taken from Pantanalinema sp., encodes the following:
- a CDS encoding TolC family protein, translating into MHNTLTKGLSPVIAAAALVATAHPALAASRPLDLSAAVSAALSTSPAVTAAEARIGAADARQGEAGARMLPTVTLSATPLHIGIIDSNLSHMLKAMAPGLDLGFMLSETLSVTQPLYTGGRLGLGQEAAAAGKAMAQEGARLSRQSVAFDTANAYLNVLRAESLLTAVLESDRQAQAHFKDAQAREKNGIGTRFDTLQAQTALANVKGRVIQARNAVKLARLSLSTAIHEPLDDRALLAPSLPAVTADDGAVESGIQARPEVKVAQGQQRIDALSTEITRRGLLPTVGVSGMLLANKLDVPGYAIIGSASWELFDGGKIHAQIRAGEKTQEADAANLQALREGIRLEVEKAIADRSEAKERIAAAEQGLKTAQAGFDLAQLRYSEGAGTGTEAIDAESTVSQARATYIQATYDALAAELKIAKALGLDLAGMLNGKA
- a CDS encoding NAD+ synthase translates to MSDNQHPLTLNAPLCTAFLERFLVNEVTKVGFKRVVLGLSGGIDSALAAYLAARALGPEAVSVIAMPYKTSNPESLAHARLVADDLGLSLLTEEITPMVDAFYAGHPDASAMRRGNFMARQRMCILYDHSALVNGLVIGTSNKTELLLGYGTQHGDLASALNPLGDLYKTQVRQLSRHVGVPSAIIDKPPSADLFEGQSDEADLGFTYDEVDRLLYHLVDLRKSREEVLALGFSGEMLKTVEKRIRQNHFKRRPPVLPKISNRTLDKDFHYLRDWGV